A genomic region of Solanum dulcamara chromosome 2, daSolDulc1.2, whole genome shotgun sequence contains the following coding sequences:
- the LOC129880489 gene encoding protein MEI2-like 4 isoform X2 → MRELEGLSPSSYFSEELCFPDERQVGFWKKNSLQNYHGLKSDDALQRAAVRSSPFENHISLGSPTEKHFEHHDSHLKQDKKVNSIIERRAFGIERASHSLPRALGHTVGVRSIVSTDLASYPAEDDKISVLGGQYENGLFSSSLSELFSRKLRLPANNSLHGHSVGAGDSHYEEERFESLKELEAHAIGNLLPDDDDLLAGVTDGLDYVGQPYAGNETEDLDLFSSVGGMDLGEDGSSTGQNISEYAGNYTLQLGDSNAAIGGQKPFEENLSRTLFVRNINSSVEDSELQTLFEQYGDIRTLYTACKHRGFVMISYYDIRASQNAMKALQNKPLRRRKLGIHFSIPKDNPSEKDANQGTLLVFNLDSSVSNDELHQIFGVYGEIKEIRETQHRSHHKFIEFYDIRAAESALRALNRSDVAGKQIMIEASHPGGTRWLSQQFPSELEQDEPGLYLQQNSPSSLATGFSVPGALPHGGHGSSMENGSILGRQSASGSAINSYLDNAFDCGLSFSVPNSLLRLESKGGNQANVGETGHLQSQISFDFRGTSGLHPHSLPEYHDGLSNGTSSISPGGISATMNIRPLEAIENRKFSRVGPNVQPVELNEVFTPNGNVNCPSPGHQYMWSNSRQPQPQGMMWPNSPTFVGGVCASRPQQLQSVPRAPPHMLNALVPINNHHVGSAPSVNPSLSLWDRRHAYAGESPDASGFHPGSLGSMRISGNSPHPLEFIPHNVFSRTGGSCIDLPMSSSNVGLHSHQQRSLMFPGRGQIIPMINSFDSPNERMRSRRNEGNSSQTDNKKQFELDIERIARGDDKRTTLMIKNIPNKYTSKMLLAAIDERHRGTYDFIYLPIDFKNKCNVGYAFINMTDPSLIVPFYHAFNGKKWEKFNSEKVASLAYARIQGKSALIAHFQNSSLMNEDKRCRPILFHTDGPNAGDQVPFPMGVNIRPRTSKIRAGTSEECYQESQTSLSISKDFIIEESSSGSVKESN, encoded by the exons ATGAGGGAGCTAGAGGGCTTATCGCCGTCATCTTACTTCTCCGAGGAATTATGTTTTCCTGATGAG AGGCAAGTTGGATTTTGGAAGAAAAATAGCCTGCAGAACTACCATG GTCTTAAAAGTGATGATGCTTTACAAAGAGCTGCTGTTCGTTCATCACCCTTTGAGAATCATATTTCGTTGGGCTCCCCGACGGAGAAGCATTTTGAACATCATGATTCTCATCTAAAACAAGACAAAAAAGTTAACAGTATCATAGAAAGACGAGCTTTTGGAATAGAAAGAGCATCTCACTCCTTACCTAGAGCTCTTGGCCATACCGTGGGTGTAAGATCTATTGTCAGCACTGACTTGGCATCGTATCCAGCAGAAGATGACAAGATTAGCGTATTGGGTGGTCAATATGAGAATGGTCTCTTCTCGAGCTCATTATCAGAGTTATTCAGTAGAAAAT TGCGATTACCGGCCAACAATTCCCTACATGGTCATTCTGTTGGAGCAGGTGACTCACACTATGAAGAAGAACGTTTTGAGTCCCTTAAAGAACTTGAGGCCCATGCTATTGGAAATCTTCTTCCTGATGATGATGACTTGCTTGCTGGGGTTACTGATGGGCTAGACTATGTTGGCCAACCCTATGCTGGTAATGAAACTGAAGATCTTGATCTTTTCAGTAGTGTTGGAGGTATGGACCTAGGAGAAGATGGTTCCTCTACAGGACAAAATATTTCTGAATATGCTGGGAATTATACTCTGCAGTTGGGCGACTCTAATGCTGCAATTGGTGGTCAGAAACCTTTCGAGGAAAATCTATCTAGAACACTCTTTGTAAGAAATATAAATAGCAGTGTTGAAGATTCTGAACTTCAAACTCTTTTTGAG CAATATGGAGATATTCGCACGCTATATACAGCATGCAAGCATCGCGGTTTTGTTATGATATCTTATTATGATATTCGAGCGTCACAGAATGCCATGAAAGCTCTTCAGAACAAACCACTGAGACGCAGGAAGCTAGGCATACATTTCTCTATTCCCAAG GACAATCCATCAGAAAAAGATGCCAACCAAGGGACTCTCCTGGTTTTCAACCTTGATTCCTCTGTTTCAAATGATGAACTACATCAAATATTTGGTGTATATGGCGAGATTAAAGAG ATCCGCGAGACTCAGCATAGAAGCCATCACAAATTTATAGAGTTTTATGATATTAGAGCTGCAGAATCTGCTCTTCGTGCTTTAAACAGGAGTGACGTTGCAGGGAAGCAGATAATGATTGAAGCAAGCCATCCTGGTGGTACTAGATG GTTGTCACAGCAATTTCCTTCTGAGCTGGAGCAAGATGAACCTGGTCTTTATTTACAGCAGAATAGTCCTAGCAGTTTAGCCACTGGATTTTCTG TTCCAGGAGCACTTCCACATGGAGGACATGGGTCGAGTATGGAAAATGGATCTATTCTGGGCAGGCAATCAGCCAGTGGTTCTGCCATTAATTCCTATTTGGATAATGCATTTGACTGTGGATTATCATTCAGTGTTCCTAACAGCTTATTGAGGTTGGAATCTAAGGGGGGCAACCAAGCCAATGTTGGTGAAACTGGCCACCTGCAGAGCCAAATCAGTTTTGACTTTCGGGGAACATCAGGTCTCCATCCTCATTCTCTGCCAGAGTACCATGATGGTTTATCTAATGGAACTTCCTCCATTTCTCCGGGTGGCATTTCTGCAACTATGAATATCAGGCCACTAGAAGCAATTGAAAACCGAAAGTTCTCCAGAGTTGGCCCTAATGTGCAACCGGTTGAACTAAATGAAG TTTTTACTCCAAATGGAAATGTGAATTGTCCTTCTCCTGGGCACCAGTACATGTGGAGTAATTCGCGTCAACCGCAGCCTCAAGGCATGATGTGGCCAAACTCACCAACATTTGTAGGTGGGGTCTGTGCTTCTCGCCCTCAGCAACTGCAGTCAGTTCCAAGGGCTCCACCCCATATGCTGAATGCACTTGTACCAATAAACAACCACCATGTTGGTTCAGCACCTTCTGTTAATCCATCCCTCTCTCTCTGGGACAGAAGACATGCCTATGCAGGAGAATCTCCTGATGCATCTGGTTTTCACCCAGGTTCTCTGGGCAGTATGAGGATTTCTGGAAATTCACCACATCCCTTGGAGTTCATTCCTCATAACGTTTTCTCGCGCACTGGTGGCAGCTGTATAGACTTGCCAATGTCTTCCAGTAATGTCGGATTGCATTCCCATCAGCAGAGAAGTTTAATGTTTCCTGGTAGAGGTCAAATAATTCCTATGATCAATTCATTTGATTCTCCAAATGAAAGGATGCGGAGCCGTAGGAATGAAGGCAATTCGAGTCAGACTGACAACAAGAAACAGTTTGAACTGGATATTGAACGGATTGCACGAGGGGATGATAAAAGGACAACCCTAATGATAAAGAATATTCCTAACAA ATATACTTCAAAAATGCTTTTGGCTGCAATTGATGAGCGTCACAGAGGAACATATGATTTTATCTATCTACCAATTGATTTCAAG AACAAATGCAATGTAGGTTACGCATTTATCAACATGACCGATCCTTCTCTCATTGTTCCATTTTATCAT GCATTCAATGGAAAGAAATGGGAAAAATTCAATAGTGAGAAGGTGGCATCCCTTGCATATGCTCGCATTCAGGGAAAATCTGCACTCATTGCTCACTTCCAGAATTCTAGCCTCATGAATGAAGATAAGCGATGCCGGCCAATCCTCTTCCACACTGATGGCCCTAATGCTGGTGATCAG GTGCCCTTTCCCATGGGTGTAAACATCAGGCCAAGAACCAGCAAAATTCGGGCTGGCACCAGTGAAGAATGCTACCAAGAAAGCCAGACAAGTTTGTCAATCAGCAAAGATTTCATAATTGAAGAGTCATCTTCAGGTTCTGTCAAGGAATCAAATTGA